A window of Campylobacter concisus contains these coding sequences:
- the murJ gene encoding murein biosynthesis integral membrane protein MurJ, which produces MFIKGFFSNSVGIMVSRILGLIRDLLTASILGAGIFSDLFFIAFKIPNLFRRIFGEGAFTQAFLPNFANSKKKAVFQAEIFIKFLLFIGALTLLVNLFTPYFIKIIASGLSEQNIMGAVPLVRINFYYLALVYIITFMGALLQYKGHFATTAFSTALLNLAMIASLLLARGKSESVVALYLSFGVVAGGILQVLVHLIAMKFNALNKIFWGGLSGYFKGKKASSKGFFINFYHGLLGSSAMQISAFMDTWLASFLVSGSISYLFYANRIFQLPLAIFAIALSQALFPKITRLLKQKDEANALVWTKKSFYLLLCALLAATITGVVLSEFIIWLLFERGNFVRANTIECAKVLSAYLVGLTPFGLAKIFSLWLYANMKQKEAAKISIICLVINLILAVILMQKFGATGLAFASSLGGFLQLILYIRAFGAKRFLAIIEPKFIAAIALLAVLLYFGLTFLKDIFNANF; this is translated from the coding sequence ATGTTTATAAAAGGTTTTTTTTCAAACTCAGTTGGCATTATGGTTTCAAGAATTCTTGGACTTATAAGAGACCTTTTAACAGCTTCTATCCTTGGAGCTGGCATATTTAGCGATCTTTTTTTTATCGCTTTTAAAATCCCAAATTTATTTCGCCGTATCTTTGGCGAGGGCGCTTTTACACAGGCATTTTTGCCAAATTTTGCAAACAGCAAGAAAAAAGCAGTCTTTCAGGCTGAAATTTTCATCAAATTTCTACTTTTTATAGGCGCATTAACGCTTCTTGTAAATTTATTTACGCCCTACTTTATAAAGATCATCGCAAGCGGCCTGAGTGAACAAAATATCATGGGTGCAGTGCCGCTTGTGCGTATAAATTTCTACTATCTAGCCCTTGTTTATATCATCACTTTCATGGGTGCACTACTTCAGTACAAAGGACACTTTGCCACGACTGCGTTTTCAACTGCGCTACTAAATTTAGCCATGATCGCATCGCTACTTTTGGCTCGTGGCAAGAGCGAGAGCGTGGTCGCACTTTATCTTAGCTTTGGCGTCGTTGCAGGCGGCATTTTGCAAGTTTTAGTGCATCTAATTGCTATGAAATTTAACGCCTTAAATAAAATTTTTTGGGGCGGTCTAAGCGGATATTTTAAAGGCAAAAAAGCTAGTAGCAAAGGCTTTTTTATAAATTTCTACCACGGCCTACTTGGCTCAAGTGCGATGCAAATAAGCGCATTTATGGACACTTGGCTAGCTAGCTTTTTGGTAAGTGGCTCGATAAGCTATCTCTTTTATGCAAATAGAATTTTTCAGCTCCCACTTGCCATCTTTGCGATCGCACTCTCTCAAGCACTCTTTCCAAAGATCACTAGGCTTTTAAAGCAAAAAGACGAGGCAAATGCCCTAGTTTGGACGAAAAAGAGTTTTTACCTGCTACTTTGCGCCCTGCTAGCCGCCACGATCACAGGCGTCGTGCTAAGTGAGTTTATCATCTGGCTCTTGTTTGAGAGAGGGAATTTTGTAAGGGCAAACACCATTGAATGCGCCAAGGTGCTAAGTGCTTATTTGGTGGGGCTTACGCCATTTGGACTGGCTAAAATTTTCTCACTTTGGCTTTATGCAAATATGAAGCAAAAAGAGGCGGCCAAAATTTCTATCATCTGCCTTGTGATAAATTTGATCCTAGCAGTCATTTTGATGCAGAAATTTGGAGCAACTGGTCTTGCATTTGCAAGCTCACTTGGGGGATTTTTACAGCTTATTTTATACATTAGAGCCTTTGGAGCTAAGCGATTTTTAGCTATAATCGAGCCTAAATTTATAGCTGCTATCGCACTTTTGGCGGTTTTGCTCTATTTTGGTTTAACATTTTTAAAGGATATATTTAATGCGAATTTTTGA
- the cysS gene encoding cysteine--tRNA ligase produces the protein MRIFDTSKREKVEFSPIREGEVSIYLCGPTVYDDAHLGHAKSAVSFDLLRRVLKALGYKVKFARNYTDIDDKILNKMVQTGQSLEEITNKYIAHYESDMNALNVFDPDFKPKATQCLDAIISYIKVLMDKGVAYKTSDGIYFDTSKDSGYFSISGKDNNTDLIARVASFGEKRDEKDFVLWKFDEKWYESPFGKGRPGWHTECVAMIREFLSDKENEEFEIDIHAGGIDLLFPHHENEASQCRCAYHKNLSKYWMHNGFIKVNNEKMSKSLNNSFFVKDALKNVHGEVLRYYLLTSHYRAHFNYSDEDLVASKKRLDKIYRLKKRVDGVQAGAANESFKSELLEALSDDLNASKALASVDEFVKTANEKLDNNPKDKAYKAEVAANLYLINEILGIASTNYVEYFQFGVSDEQKEQIKRLLDERTVAKKERNFARADEIRDELAKINISIMDTPNGAVWEKNNE, from the coding sequence ATGCGAATTTTTGATACTTCTAAAAGAGAAAAGGTTGAGTTTAGCCCGATAAGAGAAGGTGAAGTTAGCATCTATCTGTGCGGACCAACGGTCTATGATGATGCACATTTAGGACACGCAAAGTCAGCCGTTAGCTTTGATCTTTTAAGAAGGGTCTTAAAAGCGCTTGGCTACAAGGTCAAATTTGCAAGAAACTACACCGACATCGACGATAAAATTTTAAATAAAATGGTGCAAACTGGCCAAAGCCTAGAGGAGATCACAAACAAATACATAGCGCATTATGAGAGCGACATGAACGCTTTAAACGTATTTGATCCAGACTTTAAGCCAAAGGCTACGCAGTGCTTGGATGCGATCATTAGCTACATCAAGGTGCTTATGGATAAAGGTGTGGCGTATAAAACGAGTGATGGAATTTACTTTGATACGAGCAAGGATAGCGGCTATTTTAGCATTAGCGGTAAGGATAACAATACCGATCTAATCGCGCGTGTGGCAAGTTTTGGCGAGAAAAGAGACGAAAAAGACTTTGTGCTTTGGAAATTTGATGAGAAATGGTACGAGAGCCCATTTGGCAAGGGTCGCCCTGGCTGGCACACCGAGTGCGTGGCTATGATAAGAGAATTTCTAAGTGATAAAGAAAATGAGGAATTTGAGATCGACATCCACGCTGGTGGCATCGACCTACTCTTTCCGCACCATGAAAATGAAGCAAGTCAGTGCAGATGTGCCTATCATAAAAATTTGAGCAAATACTGGATGCATAATGGCTTTATAAAAGTAAATAACGAAAAGATGAGCAAGAGCCTAAACAACAGCTTTTTCGTAAAAGACGCCCTAAAAAACGTTCATGGCGAAGTGCTTAGATATTACTTGCTTACGAGCCATTATAGAGCGCATTTTAACTATTCAGATGAAGATCTAGTAGCTTCAAAAAAGAGACTTGATAAAATTTACCGCCTCAAAAAAAGAGTCGATGGCGTGCAAGCAGGCGCGGCAAATGAGAGCTTTAAAAGTGAGCTACTTGAAGCACTAAGCGATGATCTAAACGCATCTAAAGCGCTTGCAAGTGTTGATGAATTTGTAAAAACGGCAAACGAAAAACTTGATAACAATCCAAAAGATAAAGCCTATAAAGCAGAAGTGGCAGCAAATTTATATCTGATAAATGAAATTTTAGGCATTGCTAGCACAAACTATGTTGAGTATTTTCAGTTTGGCGTAAGCGACGAGCAAAAAGAGCAAATTAAAAGACTTCTCGATGAGCGCACGGTAGCCAAAAAAGAGAGAAATTTCGCAAGGGCTGATGAGATAAGAGATGAGCTAGCAAAAATAAACATCTCTATCATGGATACGCCAAATGGCGCAGTTTGGGAGAAAAACAATGAATAA